DNA sequence from the Gemmatimonadales bacterium genome:
GAAATAGTCCTCGATGGTGCCGTACTCCTTCTCCATCTCGTCGAAGGACGCCTGCAGGTATTCCGGCTTGACGCCGAAGATGGCGACGGCGATGTCGCGATCGCCCCCGGCCGCGACGAAACTCTCGATGGCGTGCTGGAACTGCGGGATGGTGTAGTCGTTGGTGCGGAGGAAGTCCGCCATCACCGTGTCGCGGGGCACGCCGAGCAGGGAGAGGAGCGCAGCGGCGGCCCACCCCGTCCGGTCCTTTCCCGTGGTGCAGTGGAAGACCGCCGGCAGCGCCGGCTGCTCGGCAAGGGCGAGAAACAAGGTGCGATACGATGCCTTGGCGCTCGGGAGCGAGATGAATTCCCGGTACCCCTCCATGAACAACGCCTCGATCCGGCCCCCGCCGAGCGCGGCGTTCGCCTTCGTCGGCTGGTGCAGCAGCGCCTCCAGTTCGGCAGGGGCCGCGGTCTTCGCGTCGGCGAGGACGTTCAGGAGGTGGTAGGTCACGCCGGGCGGCATCTCGTCCGGCGCCGCCTTGGCCTCCGACGTGGTGCGGAGGTCGAAGTCGTTCCGGAGTCCAAGGCGTCCAAGCCGCTTCAGGTCCTCGGCGTTCATGGGGTTGAAGGTGT
Encoded proteins:
- a CDS encoding tyrosine-protein phosphatase — translated: MATSPTAAQTSIPVLAPGQSMGQALGIPTVPNLRDVGGYTTASGATVARGLAYRSDTFNPMNAEDLKRLGRLGLRNDFDLRTTSEAKAAPDEMPPGVTYHLLNVLADAKTAAPAELEALLHQPTKANAALGGGRIEALFMEGYREFISLPSAKASYRTLFLALAEQPALPAVFHCTTGKDRTGWAAAALLSLLGVPRDTVMADFLRTNDYTIPQFQHAIESFVAAGGDRDIAVAIFGVKPEYLQASFDEMEKEYGTIEDYFAKGLGIDAAGQGALRSMFLRR